Part of the Flagellimonas eckloniae genome, CATGTACAATTCCAGTCTTATCAACTTTAAAATCAATTTTACCGGCCTTAACTTCTGAAACTGCTTTTGCAACATCCATTGTTACTGTACCCGTTTTTGGATTGGGCATTAAACCTCTAGGTCCTAAAACTCTACCGAGTGGACCAAGTTTACCCATAACGCTTGGCATGGTGATGATAACATCAACATCTGTCCAACCTCCTTTTATTTTATCCAAATATTCATCTAACCCTACAAAATCAGCACCAGCCTCTTTAGCTTCTGCTTCTTTATCTGGGGTCACCAATGCTAAAACTTTTACGTCTTTACCTGTTCCATGTGGAAGGGTAACAACACCACGTACCATTTGATTTGCTTTCCTTGGATCCACACCCAAACGAACCGCTAAATCAATGG contains:
- the rplA gene encoding 50S ribosomal protein L1; this translates as MARLTKKQKEANSKIDRNKLYSLDEASALVKEITNVKFDASIDLAVRLGVDPRKANQMVRGVVTLPHGTGKDVKVLALVTPDKEAEAKEAGADFVGLDEYLDKIKGGWTDVDVIITMPSVMGKLGPLGRVLGPRGLMPNPKTGTVTMDVAKAVSEVKAGKIDFKVDKTGIVHAAVAKTSFSADKIAENAKELLDTLVKLKPAAAKGIYMKSIYLSSTMSPSVQLDPKAVS